One Dioscorea cayenensis subsp. rotundata cultivar TDr96_F1 unplaced genomic scaffold, TDr96_F1_v2_PseudoChromosome.rev07_lg8_w22 25.fasta BLBR01001264.1, whole genome shotgun sequence genomic region harbors:
- the LOC120256010 gene encoding protein SULFUR DEFICIENCY-INDUCED 1-like, which produces MESGLSGVGIEIGVGGGVSQRRRGDKKDLFHVIHKVPSSDSPYGRAKHLQLVEKDSDASIVWFWKAINAGDRVDSALKDMAVVMKQQDRAEEAIEAIKSFRHLCSKQAQESLDNLLIDLYKKCGNIEEQIELLKQKLRLIYMGEAFNGKTTKTARSHGKKFQVSIKQETSRILGNLGWAYMQQNNYNAAEIVYRKAQAIEPDANKACNLGLCLIKQGRYDDARYILDDVFNQSFLGNDDGRSAQRAQTLIQEIESRKLLSELNLNMNMNININEEFMNRLDLVMSEWAPFRSKRLPIFEEISSFRDQMAC; this is translated from the exons ATGGAGAGCGGGCTCAGCGGAGTAGGGATTGAAATTGGAGTAGGAGGAGGTGTATCTCAGAGAAGACGAGGAGATAAGAAGGATTTGTTCCATGTTATCCATAAAGTTCCCTCCAGTGACAGCCCTTATGGCCGTGCTAAGCATCTTCAg CTGGTGGAGAAGGACTCAGATGCATCAATTGTATGGTTTTGGAAGGCGATAAATGCCGGAGACCGGGTGGACAGTGCATTGAAAGACATGGCAGTGGTGATGAAACAACAGGACAGGGCCGAAGAAGCCATTGAGGCCATCAAATCCTTCAGACATCTCTGCTCAAAACAAGCTCAAGAATCCCTTGACAATCTTCTCATCGATCTATACAAG AAATGTGGGAATATAGAAGAGCAAATAGAGTTATTGAAGCAGAAGCTTAGACTGATATACATGGGAGAGGCCTTCAATGGGAAGACCACCAAGACGGCTCGATCTCATGGAAAGAAATTTCAAGTCTCCATAAAACAAGAGACCTCCCGAATCCTG GGTAACTTGGGATGGGCTTACATGCAACAGAACAACTACAATGCTGCCGAGATTGTATACCGCAAGGCTCAAGCCATTGAGCCTGATGCAAACAAGGCCTGTAATCTCGGTCTGTGCCTCATCAAGCAAGGTCGATATGATGATGCCCGATACATTCTTGATGATGTATTTAACCAAAGTTTCTTAGGAAACGACGACGGTAGAAGCGCACAACGGGCGCAGACATTAATTCAGGAGATTGAATCTCGAAAACTTCTTTCTGAGCTGAACTTgaacatgaacatgaacatTAACATCAATgaggagttcatgaacagaCTAGACCTTGTGATGAGTGAATGGGCGCCATTCAGGTCCAAGAGACTCCCAATCTTTGAAGAGATATCTTCATTCAGAGATCAAATGGCTTGTTAA
- the LOC120256012 gene encoding putative vesicle-associated membrane protein 726 gives MGQKTLIYSFVARGTVILAEYTEFTGNFTGIAAQCLQKLPSSNNKFTYNCDGHTFNYLVENGFTYCVVAVESAGRQVPIAFLERVKDDFSKRYGGGKAATAVANSLNREFGSKLKEHMQYCVDHPEDISKLSKVKAQVTEVKGVMMENIEKVLDRGEKIEVLVDKTENLRSQAQDFRQQGTKMKRKMWLQNMKIKLIVFGIIIALILIIILSVCHGFHC, from the exons ATGGGGCAGAAGACGTTGATCTATAGCTTCGTGGCTCGGGGTACGGTGATCCTGGCGGAATACACGGAGTTCACCGGAAATTTCACTGGAATCGCTGCCCAATGCCTTCAGAAACTCCCATCCAGCAATAACAAGTTCACGTACAATTGTGATGGCCATACCTTCAATTATCTCGTCGAGAACGGATTCA CTTATTGTGTGGTTGCAGTAGAGTCAGCTGGACGACAAGTCCCAATTGCATTTTTGGAAAGAGTCAAGGATGATTTTAGCAAGAGATATGGAGGTGGAAAAGCAGCTACAGCTGTAGCTAACAGCCTCAACCGAGAGTTTGG GTCAAAACTGAAAGAACACATGCAGTACTGTGTCGACCATCCTGAGGATATCAGCAAGTTGTCGAAAGTCAAAGCCCAGGTTACAGAGGTCAAAGGAGTTATGATGGAAAATATTGAAAAG GTTCTCGATCGTGGGGAGAAAATTGAAGTCCTTGTTGATAAAACTGAGAATCTTCGATCTCAA GCACAAGATTTCAGGCAGCAGGGAAccaagatgaagaggaagatgTGGCTGCAGAACATGAAGATTAAGCTCATAGTCTTCGGTATCATCATTGCTCTGATCCTAATAATAATCCTGTCTGTCTGCCATGGCTTCCATTGTTGA